Below is a window of Caballeronia insecticola DNA.
GCCGCGAAATCGTCGGGTGTGAGCGGCGAGGTGATGATCGGCGTGGGTTCCATGCGATTTTTTCGGTTCGTAAAAGGGTGTGTGTCCCACGGATTAGAGCGTGGCGGCGTGCTATGATTCCATTTCCATTGACTAGTCAATTATTGCGCTTACAAAAGATGGCCGTTCACACAGCCGCGCACCACTCGACCGGGCAGGTGCTGCCGTTCCGCGAATCGCTCATGGCGATGCTGGGCATTTCGTTCGTCACCATGCTGGTCGCGCTCGATCAGACCGTGGTGGGCACCGCGTTGCCGACCATCGTCGCCGAGTTAAAGGGCTTCGATCTCTACGCGTGGGTCGCCACGTCGTATCTTCTGACCTCCGTCATCACCGTGCCGATTTTCGGGCGCCTCGGCGACTATTACGGACGCAAGCCCTTCGTGATTGCGTCGATCGTCGTGTTCACCTTCGCGTCCGTGCTCTGCGGGCTCGCCAACAGCATGATGTTCCTGGTGCTCGCGCGGGGCTTGCAGGGCATCGGCGGCGGGATGCTCGTCGGGACCGCGTTCGCGTGCATCGCCGACCTTTTCCCCGACAACGTCGTGCGCCTGCGCTGGCAGGTGATGATGAGCTCCGCGTTCGGCATCGCCAATGCGGTCGGGCCGTCGCTCGGCGGGATTCTCACGCAATACTACGGCTGGCGTTCGGTGTTCTACGTCAATCTGCCGGTGGGCGTCGTGTCGTTGTTTTTCGTGTGGCGCTTCCTGCCGCATCTGCGCCACGTCGCGCACGAGGGCAAGATGCGGCTCGACTGGCCGGGCGCCGCGCTGATCGCGATTGCGCTCGGCGCGCTGCAATTGTTCGTCGAAATGTTGCCGAAGTACGGCGTCAGCGCACAAAGCGCCGCGTTGCTCGCGATGAGCGCCGCCGCTGCCTTCGGCCTGTGGAAATGGGAGATGCGCTGCGACTACGCGATCCTGCCCGTCGACATGTTCCGCAACAAGGCGCTCGCCGCGCTCTTCACGCTCGCGATTCTCGGCGGCTTCACGATGTTCTCGCTGCTCTTCTACGCTCCGCTCTTGTTCCAGGGCGGTTTCGGCATGTCGCCGAAGGACGCGGGCGTGATGATCACGCCGCTCGTCGTGTTCATTACGATCGGCAGCATCGTGAACGGGCGCATCGTGACGCGTCTGAAGAACGCCAACATGATGCTTTATGTGGGCTTCGCGTTGCTCGCCGTGTCGTGCCTGGGCGTTGTCGTCGCTACGCACAACATGCCGCGCCCGCTCTTGCTGGTGTTCATGCTGATCGGCGGTCTCGGGCTTGGCTTCGTGATGCCGAATCTCACCGTGTTCGCGCAGCAGACGGCGGGGCGCGCGCATCTGGGTATCGCGACCGCGTTGCTGCAATCGTTGCGCATGATCGGCGGGATGATCGGCACCGCGCTCACCGGCACGCTCGTGAGCCATCTCTATGCGAGCGGGGTAAATCTCGCGCTCGAAAAGGATCACGCGCTGCACTGGGCCGGCGATCTCTCCGATCCGCAGATTCTCATCAACCGCGACGGGCAGAATGCGCTGCTCGCGCAACTGAGCGCGGCGGGACATAACGGCGCGATGCTGCTGGAGTCCGCGCGCGAGGCGCTGGTCGCGGCGATCCACATCGGGCTTGCGCTGGCGGCGCTGGTGGCGGTCGTCTCGCTGTGGCAGTCTCGGCGCGTGCCGCCGGTGCGCCTGAAGGGGCCGCAGGAACCGGTCATCCTCGCCGAATGAGGGAAGCGAAAGCATGAATGAACAGGACCGTATCGCCGTCGTGCAGCAGTTCGGGCGCACGTATCGCGCGTTCATGTCGGCGTTCGAGGCAGCCGTCGGTCAGCCGATGCCGCGCTGGCGCATCCTGCTCGCGTTGCACGAGCATGCGGGCATGCTGTCGCAGAAGCGGCTCGTCGAGCGGCTGAAGGTGGATCCGGGCGCGCTCACGCGCCAGTTGAAGACGCTGGAAGGACTCGGCTGGATCGTGCGCAGCGTCGACGCGCGCGACAACCGCGTGTCGAATGTCGCGTTGACGGCGCAGGGCCGCGCGATCGCCGAGGAAGGCCTGCCGCGTCGCAACGCGTTCCTGCACGACACGATGGCCGCACTCCCCGACGAGGCCATCGAAGCCTTGTCGAGCGCGCTGCACATGTTCGAGGGCCGGATTCAGGAAGTCGCGGCTGCCAATGCCGCTCAGGCGGCCGCGCTCGAAGAGAAGGCTTAGAAGAAAGCTTAAAAGAACGTTTCGATCACTTCGGTGACGCGATACTTCGGATCGACGACGAGAATCTGGCGCCACTTGTCGAACGTGAGACACGGGTGCGAGATGTCGAAGGCGATCATGTCGCCGACCTTCACGTCATCGCCGGCCTTGATGCGCAGATAGGCGTGCTGATCCATCAGGCCGAAAATCTCCCAGCCTTCATCGGGCGAAACGTCACGCGGCGCTTCGTTGCCCGGACGATAATGCTTCGCCGGTTCCGGCATGCCCGCATCGAACGCGGAATCGCGCTTGCCGAGCCCGATGATCGCGCGGTCCGGCTCGGGAATCGACTGCACATACGCCCACAATTGCAGCGCGGGCTTGAGCCCCTGGCCCATTTTCTTCGCGATCGGATTGCGCGCGAAAATCTCGTTCTGCGCTTTCTTGTAGATGCCGACGTCGTGCGTCAGATAGCAGCCCGGACGCAGCACCACTTCGATCGCATCGCTGTGGGCCTTGGCGAATTCGTCGGCGACCACGTCGTACCACGCGGATCCCGCGCCGGACAGAATCGCCGGCTGACGCGCGATCTTGCCTTCGGCGATCAATTTGCGCGTGACATCCACCGCGCTTTGCAGAAACTCGCGGACCTTCGTTTCGTCCTGCAGCACGCCTTCATACAATTCGATGCCCGCTAGCTCGATCGTGCCCGGCCAGCGCGCGATTGCGGCAAGGACGGCGTCGCGCTGGGCGTCGTCGCGCACGCCGGTGCGTCCGCCCGGCACGCCGAGTTCGATCAGCACGTTCAGCTTCTTGCGCACCGAACTGAAGAATTCGCCCAGTTGATCGACGCCGTCCGCCGAATCCACCAGACAGAAGAATTCGAAGTTCGGATCGGTCAGCAACTCGGCGATCATGCCCATGTTGCGTTTGCCGACGAGCTGATTCGCCATCAAGATGCGATGCACGCCGCCGCGATACGCCGCGCGCACCTGATGCGCGGTCGCGAGCGTGATGCCCCACGCGCCGGTTTCGAGCTGGCGGCGAAACAGTTGCGGCGCCATGGTCGTCTTGCCGTGCGGCGCGAGCTTCACGCCGTATTCGCCGACGAACGCCTGCATCCACTTCAGGTTGTGTTCGATTCGATCGGCATAAAGCACGGCGGCGGGCAGACTCACGTCCTCTTCGAGCAGATTCCATTGCAGACGCGCGGCGTCGTTCAACTGGATACTCGTGCCCGGCACCATGCCGAGACCCTTGCCGAACGGGTCGATCGCCGCGTTCTGATAGTTTGTAACTTTCATGTGCTGCCGCTCCATCGTCCGTTTAAATAAACACCTGTGCGCATGTGCGTGCGCGTCAAGGTTGACGGTGCTATGTTAACCAAAGTAGCATCCCGGACGGAAATGTTATTTAGTAACATAGCCCTCACGTAAACCCTTGGACGCACCCATGAACGGCCCTGCCGACTCGCTCAGCATCGATATCGTCGCACGCATCGCCGAGCGCGCGCCGGAGTTGCGCGGCGCCGAGCGCAAGGTCGCCGCGCTCGTGCTCGACGACATCGTGGGCGCATCGCGCGCGAGCATCGGCGCGCTGGCGGACAAGGCGGACGTGAGCATCGCGACGGTCACGCGCTTCGCCAAGGCGGTCGGCTGCGAGGACGTGCGCGAACTGAAGCTGCGGCTCGCGCAGGCGGCGGGCGTCGGGCAACGCTTTCTGAAGCGCCGTCCCGACGATGGCGAAGCGGTGCCGCATTCGCTCGCCGCGCGCATCTTCGACGAAGTGCAGGCAACGCTCGCGCAGAACCAGGGCGCGCTCGCCGCCGCGCCGATCGCCGCGGCCGCCGATGCGCTGGCCGCCGCGTCGATGATCTACGTGTTCGGCATGGGCGGCGGTTCGACCGCGCTCGCCGACGAAATGCGCTTTCGCCTCGTGCGGCTCGGGCGGCCGGTCGCGTCGTATCAGGACGGGCTGTTGCAGCGCATGGTGGCGGCGACACTGTCGCGCGAACATGTCGTCGTCGCGCTTTCGGTGACGGGGCAGACGCCCGAAATGGTCGAAAGCTGCCTGCTCGCGAAACAGTACGGCGCCCGCGTGATCGCGCTGACGGCGCCCGCGTCGCCGCTCGGCGCGCTCGCGGACTGGCTCGTGCCGATCATCGCGATCGAAACGGACTTCATCTACAAGCCGTCGTCGTCGCGCTACGCGATGATGATGGCGCTCGACCTGCTCGTCACCGAACTGGCCGTCAGGCAGGCCGATCACAGCCGCGAACTGCTGCGCCGCATGAAACTCGCGCTCGATGCGCATCGCGGCGGCGGCGAGCGTCAACCTTTGGGAGATTGATCATGATGATCATGGAAAAGGCCGATACGCTGATCATCGGCGCGCGCGTGATCGACGGCACGGGCGCGCCCGCCGTCCTGCGCGATGTCGCGCTGCGCGACGAGCGCATCGTCGCGATCGAGGCGCCGGGCGGCTTGTCCGGCTGGAGCGCCGACGAAACGTTCGACGCGCAGGGCAAAGTGCTCGCGCCTGGTTTCATCGACGTACACACGCACGACGACACCCACGTGATCCGCTCGCCGCAGATGCTGCCGAAGATCACGCAGGGCGTGACGACGGTGATCGTCGGCAATTGCGGGATCAGCGCGTCGCCGGTGACGCTGAAGGGCGATCCGCCGGACCCGATGAACCTGCTCGGCGACGCCGCCGCGTTCCAGTATCCGACCTTCGCCGCGTACGTCGAGGCGGTGAACGAGGCGCGTCCGGCGGTGAATGTCGGCGCGCTGATCGGACATACGGCGCTGCGCAACAATCAGATGGACCGGCTGGATCGCGCCGCGTCGGCCGATGAAGTCGCGGCCATGCGCGCGCAGCTCGAAGAGGCGCTGGATCACGGCGCGCTCGGTTTGTCGAGCGGACTGGCGTACGGCTCGGCGTTCAACGCGCCGCCCGAGGAAGTGCAGGCGTTGGCCGAGCCGCTCGCGAAGGCGGGCGCGCTCTACACGACGCATATGCGCACCGAATTCGACGCGATCCTCGACGCGATGGACGAGGCGTATCGCGTGGGCCGCCATGCGCGCGTGCCGGTGGTGATTTCGCATTTGAAGTGCGCGGGGCCGTCGAACTGGGGGCGCAGCGTGGAAGTGCTGAAGTCGCTGGAGACGACGCGCGACGGCCAGCCGGTCGGATGCGACTGCTATCCGTACAACCGCAGTTCGTCGACGCTGGATCTGAAGCAGGTGACGGGCGATATCGACATCACGATCACATGGTCGACGCCGCATCCGGAAATGGCGGGCAAGCTGATTCGCGAAGTCGCCGATGAGTGGAACGTGAGCCAGCAGGAAGCGGCGAAACGTCTGCAACCGGCGGGCGCGGTGTATCACAACATGTCGGAGGACGACGTGCGGCGCATTCTCGCGCATCCCGCGACGATGGTCGGCTCGGACGGCCTGCCGAACGATCCGCTGCCGCATCCGCGTTTGTGGGGCGCGTTTCCGCGCGTGCTCGGCCACTATGCGCGCGATACGGCGCTGATTCCGCTGGAAGAAGCGGTGCGCAAGATGACGAGCCTGACGGCGCGGCGCTTCAGTTTGCCGGAGCGGGGCGAAGTGAAGGTGGGTTATCACGCGGATCTGGTCGTGTTCGATCCCGAGCGCGTGCGCGATGCCGCGACCTTCGCGAAGCCGCAGCAGGCGGCGGACGGCATCGACGCGGTGTGGGTGAATGGCGTTTTGACGTATCGCGAGCAGGCCGTGACCGGCGCGCGCGCGGGACGTTTCGTGGCGCGCGGCGCGGCATCGAAGCTCGATGCGCAGGGCGCGTTTTGAATTCTCGTAAATGGAAAGGAGTTGGACGATGAAGCGTTATGGCGTGGAAGGTGGCAAGGGACAAGGCGGCGCGCACATGCCGTTCGCACGCGCGGTCGAAGCCGACGGCTGGCTGTTCGTGTCGGGCCAGACGCCGATGGAAAACGGCGAAGTGATCAACGGCGGCATCGTCGAGCAATCGCACAAGGCGATTCAGAACGTGCTCGCGATTCTGAAGGAAGCCGGTTACGGCACGGAGCATGTCGTGCGCTGCGGCGTGTGGCTGGACGATCCGCGCGACTTCGCGTCGTTCAACAAGGTGTTCAAGGAATACTTCGGCGCGAATCCGCCGGCGCGGGCGTGCGTGGTGTCGTCGATGGTGATCGACTGCAAGGTCGAGGTGGATTGCGTGGCTTATAAGAAGGCGCAATAGCCTGAACAGAGGCGCTCAGATTGCTACGTGTCAATTTTGCGGCAGGGGTGCTTGGCTCCCTGCCGCATTTTTTTTGCTTGTAGGGACTAGCGGTTTCAACCAATGATTTATACCGAAAGGCGTGCGAAAAATCCGACTTTGATGGCAGGCTCCTCGGAATACGCTTTTCCGCGAGGTTCTGTCATTAGAATGAGGTATTGATCGTATCGAGCGATGCGGTAATTTCAATTCGTATGGAAACCGCCGAATATGTTAATTAGCATTGCGAAGTTAAAAAGACTGGCCATGATCCTGGGCGCGCCTGCGCTAGCTGGCTTTCTAGTCTGTCCGGAAGCCAGCGCAGCCCTCTCGTCAATCTCCAATGTGACGCTCTACCCGGGCGGCGCGACAGTCGAGCGCCAGATTTCTATTCCTGTCGGCAGCACTCGTATCGAAGTTTCGTGTCTACCAACTTCCTTCGATCCGCAAAGTCTGCGTTTGATCGCGCCGCCCGGCATGCAACTAGGCGATTACCGCGTTGATGACGGCGCGTCAGAAGCCGCGTGTACCTCGACGGCTCGCGACCGGCGCGCTCAGGAGTTGCAAGCCAGATTGATTGCGCTGAATGCGCGTGCCCAGGCGGTGGAACTCTCGGTTGCTTATCTGAAGCGGGTTAGTGAAGACAGCACCGGCTCCCGCGGGTCTTCACTTCTCGATGTCTCGCGGCAACTGGAGCAAAGCGGTTACGCAGTTTTCACGCAAAGCGATCAGATCAAGCGGGAAAAAGAAGAAGTGCAAAAGCGACTAGCCGAAGTTCGCGGCGAAGACGGAGATGCTACCGCCACGCGAAGCATTCGGATCGCGCTGGATGCGCCGCGCGGCGGACCTCTGACGATCGCTTACGATACGCAACGCGCCGGATGGATTCCCGCTTATCAAGCCACGCTGGATTCGTCTAGCGGTCAAGTCACTCTGGAGCGGCGTGCGTTGGTCGCACAGGCAACCGGAGAGGATTGGCGCGGGGTGAAACTGAGACTTTCAACTGGTACGCCTGCTAAGAATGCTAGGGCCCCGGCGCCGGCGGTGTGGCAACTTCAGTTGAGTGAAGCTCCTGGAACAATCCCTTCATCTACGCGCGAATATGCACCAGCACCCGCGCCTCCCGCACCTGTGCTTATGGCTTCGCCGCTCGCACGCACGCATCCGAACACTCCGCTGTTCGAAGCTTCGCAAATCGATGGCGCTTTTTTGACGCAATTCGAAATTCCCGGCGAGATCGAAGTTCCGTCAGACGGTCAAAAAGTCGGGTTCACATTGGCGAAAGAAAAGATTCCCGTGAAATTGAGTGCGCGCGTCGTGCCGCGCCAGTCCACCCGCGCGTGGCTGGTTGCGACTGGATCCCGGCCTGCGGGGATCTGGCCTGACGGCGATGTTCAGTTGCGTCGCGATGGCGAAAGTGTGGGCTCGATGCGATGGTCCAACGCACTCTCAAACGACGAACTCTCGCTTGCATTTGGCCCTGACGATCAGGTGAGTGTCAGTAGGGCCGATGGTCTGGACTCGACTGGCACTTTCAAGGCTTCTGATGGAAAGGCGTCGAAAACGCTTAGCGCGCAATACTCGGTCAAAAACCTGCATCGAACTCCAATCGATGTGGAGATCGTGGAAGCGGGACCCATCAGTGACTCTGCTGAGCTCGATGTGGTCACGAGCTTCAAACCGCAACCTGACGACGCATCGTGGCAGGGACAACGAGGCGTCGTCGCGTGGAGGCGTTTGCTGTCCAGCGGACAAGAGGCCACACTGAACGCAAGCTATACGTTGCGTTATCCGCGAGACCGAAGACTGTTCGGGCTACCCTGACTTGATGCTATTGCCCGGTTGGACGGACCGCTTCACTGCCGCGCCAACCGCGCATTATCCGGCATCGGCAAATTGAAATTCGTCCGAAACGGATTGATATCCAGCCCGCCGCGCCGCGTATAACGCGCATAAACCGCGAGCCGTTCGGGCTTGCACTCGCGCATGATGTCCATGAAGATGCGCTCGACGCATTGCTCATGAAACCCGGTATGTTCGCGAAAGCTCACGATATACCGTAGCAACCCCGCGTGGTCGATCTGTCCGCCGTAATAGCGGATCTGCACGCTGCCCCAGTCCGGCTGTCCTGTCACCGGGCAATTCGACTTGAGCAGATTCGAAAATAGCGTCTCTTCGACCGGCACTTCGTCCTTCGCCGCGCTCAACAAAGACGCGTCCGGCGCATAAACGTCGCAGTCGAGATCGAGGCGATCGAGCGACAAGCCCTCGAATTCCTCCATCACCAGCTTGCCGAAATCCATCGGCGGCGTGAGCTGCACGGAGACCGTTGCGCCGCAGATCGCGGAGACATCGCGCTTGATGGCGGCGCGCACATCGTCGATGGAATCGAAACGCGTCTGCGCGAACGAGCCGAGATACAGCTTGAACGACTTCGATTCCACGATGTTCGGCGAATCCGCCGGCACGAAAAAAGTCGCGACCGCAATCTGCGGCTTGCCGCGCTGATTCAGCCACGAAAGCTCATAGGCATTCCAGACATCGGTGCCGAAAAACGGCAGCCGGGCCGGCACGCCGATGGCGTCGCGCGCGCGCTTGCGGTCGATCGGAAACAGCAGCGATGCATCGTACTGTTCGGTGTAGTGGACGGGCTTGCCGAGCGGTGATTGTTCGGGTGTCATGTTGCGTTCGCTATGCCGCTGAGAACGTGGCCGGTCGCGGTGACGACGCGCGCCGATTCGCAGTGGCGAATTTGATCGTCGAAGAAAAAGTCGGGCTCGAATTCGCGCAGGAATTCGCCCTTGTCCAGTCCGCCGAGAAACATCGCTTCGTCGATCTCGATGTTCCAGGCCATCAGCGTCCGGATCGCGCGCTCGTGCGCGGGAGCGGAACGCGCGGTGACGAGCGCGGTGCGGATGTGCATCGGCGAGCGGCTTTCGTTGTCGTCCGCGATGCGTTGCAGTTTGTTCAGCGCCGCGAGCAGCGGCTTCAGCGGGCCGCCGGGCAGCGGCGAATCTTTCTTTTTCGTCTCGTGGCCGACGAACGCCGACAAACCGTCGCTCTGAAACACGCGCTCGGCTTCGTCGGAGAACAATACGGCGTCGCCGTCGAACGCAATGCGGATCTCGTCCGAATAGCGGCTCGCAGCGCGCGGCGTCTCGGGCAGCACGCGCGCGGCGGGAAAACCGGCGGCGAGCGCGGCGCGTACATCGTCCGGATTCGCCGACAGAAACAGCGACGCGCGCAACGGCTTCAGGTACGCGAACGGCGAGCGGCCGCGCGTGAACACGCCGCGTTCCACCGAGAGACCATGCTCGCGGCACGAATGAAACGCGCGCAGGCCGCTGATCGGATCGCTGCGCGACAGAATCACCACTTCCACGCGTTGCTCTTCCGCATTCAGCGCGAGCAGCTTGCGAATCAGGCCGAACGCGACGCCCGGCTTCGCGGGCGTCTCCAGCCGCGAGCGTTGCAGCGCTTCGTATTGCGCGAGATCGCCGGTCTCGAAGACGCGGTTCTCTTCCTCGAAATCGAAGAGCGCGCGCGACGAAATCGCGACGACGAGCTTGTCTTCGAGCGTGAACTTCGGCATGTCGCGACGCCTTACGCGAGGAACAACGGGTAGACCGGATTCGCGCCTTCGTCCCACCACGGATAGCCGAGCGTCGCGAGGAAGCGCTCGAACTCCGCATTGTCCGACTGCGGCACCTGAATGCCGACGAGAATCGAGCTGTAGTCCGCGCCCTGATTGCGGTAGTGGAAGAGGCTGATGTTCCAGTCCGGCGCCATCGATGAGAGGAATTTCATCAGCGCGCCCGGCCGCTCCGGAAACTCGAAGCGCAACAGGCGCTCGTCCTTCGCGAGCGGCGAGCGGCCGCCG
It encodes the following:
- a CDS encoding MDR family MFS transporter translates to MAVHTAAHHSTGQVLPFRESLMAMLGISFVTMLVALDQTVVGTALPTIVAELKGFDLYAWVATSYLLTSVITVPIFGRLGDYYGRKPFVIASIVVFTFASVLCGLANSMMFLVLARGLQGIGGGMLVGTAFACIADLFPDNVVRLRWQVMMSSAFGIANAVGPSLGGILTQYYGWRSVFYVNLPVGVVSLFFVWRFLPHLRHVAHEGKMRLDWPGAALIAIALGALQLFVEMLPKYGVSAQSAALLAMSAAAAFGLWKWEMRCDYAILPVDMFRNKALAALFTLAILGGFTMFSLLFYAPLLFQGGFGMSPKDAGVMITPLVVFITIGSIVNGRIVTRLKNANMMLYVGFALLAVSCLGVVVATHNMPRPLLLVFMLIGGLGLGFVMPNLTVFAQQTAGRAHLGIATALLQSLRMIGGMIGTALTGTLVSHLYASGVNLALEKDHALHWAGDLSDPQILINRDGQNALLAQLSAAGHNGAMLLESAREALVAAIHIGLALAALVAVVSLWQSRRVPPVRLKGPQEPVILAE
- a CDS encoding N-acyl-D-amino-acid deacylase family protein, which codes for MEKADTLIIGARVIDGTGAPAVLRDVALRDERIVAIEAPGGLSGWSADETFDAQGKVLAPGFIDVHTHDDTHVIRSPQMLPKITQGVTTVIVGNCGISASPVTLKGDPPDPMNLLGDAAAFQYPTFAAYVEAVNEARPAVNVGALIGHTALRNNQMDRLDRAASADEVAAMRAQLEEALDHGALGLSSGLAYGSAFNAPPEEVQALAEPLAKAGALYTTHMRTEFDAILDAMDEAYRVGRHARVPVVISHLKCAGPSNWGRSVEVLKSLETTRDGQPVGCDCYPYNRSSSTLDLKQVTGDIDITITWSTPHPEMAGKLIREVADEWNVSQQEAAKRLQPAGAVYHNMSEDDVRRILAHPATMVGSDGLPNDPLPHPRLWGAFPRVLGHYARDTALIPLEEAVRKMTSLTARRFSLPERGEVKVGYHADLVVFDPERVRDAATFAKPQQAADGIDAVWVNGVLTYREQAVTGARAGRFVARGAASKLDAQGAF
- the queF gene encoding NADPH-dependent 7-cyano-7-deazaguanine reductase QueF (Catalyzes the NADPH-dependent reduction of 7-cyano-7-deazaguanine (preQ0) to 7-aminomethyl-7-deazaguanine (preQ1) in queuosine biosynthesis); this encodes MTPEQSPLGKPVHYTEQYDASLLFPIDRKRARDAIGVPARLPFFGTDVWNAYELSWLNQRGKPQIAVATFFVPADSPNIVESKSFKLYLGSFAQTRFDSIDDVRAAIKRDVSAICGATVSVQLTPPMDFGKLVMEEFEGLSLDRLDLDCDVYAPDASLLSAAKDEVPVEETLFSNLLKSNCPVTGQPDWGSVQIRYYGGQIDHAGLLRYIVSFREHTGFHEQCVERIFMDIMRECKPERLAVYARYTRRGGLDINPFRTNFNLPMPDNARLARQ
- a CDS encoding MarR family winged helix-turn-helix transcriptional regulator: MNEQDRIAVVQQFGRTYRAFMSAFEAAVGQPMPRWRILLALHEHAGMLSQKRLVERLKVDPGALTRQLKTLEGLGWIVRSVDARDNRVSNVALTAQGRAIAEEGLPRRNAFLHDTMAALPDEAIEALSSALHMFEGRIQEVAAANAAQAAALEEKA
- a CDS encoding DUF4139 domain-containing protein, with the protein product MLISIAKLKRLAMILGAPALAGFLVCPEASAALSSISNVTLYPGGATVERQISIPVGSTRIEVSCLPTSFDPQSLRLIAPPGMQLGDYRVDDGASEAACTSTARDRRAQELQARLIALNARAQAVELSVAYLKRVSEDSTGSRGSSLLDVSRQLEQSGYAVFTQSDQIKREKEEVQKRLAEVRGEDGDATATRSIRIALDAPRGGPLTIAYDTQRAGWIPAYQATLDSSSGQVTLERRALVAQATGEDWRGVKLRLSTGTPAKNARAPAPAVWQLQLSEAPGTIPSSTREYAPAPAPPAPVLMASPLARTHPNTPLFEASQIDGAFLTQFEIPGEIEVPSDGQKVGFTLAKEKIPVKLSARVVPRQSTRAWLVATGSRPAGIWPDGDVQLRRDGESVGSMRWSNALSNDELSLAFGPDDQVSVSRADGLDSTGTFKASDGKASKTLSAQYSVKNLHRTPIDVEIVEAGPISDSAELDVVTSFKPQPDDASWQGQRGVVAWRRLLSSGQEATLNASYTLRYPRDRRLFGLP
- a CDS encoding amino acid deaminase, whose product is MKVTNYQNAAIDPFGKGLGMVPGTSIQLNDAARLQWNLLEEDVSLPAAVLYADRIEHNLKWMQAFVGEYGVKLAPHGKTTMAPQLFRRQLETGAWGITLATAHQVRAAYRGGVHRILMANQLVGKRNMGMIAELLTDPNFEFFCLVDSADGVDQLGEFFSSVRKKLNVLIELGVPGGRTGVRDDAQRDAVLAAIARWPGTIELAGIELYEGVLQDETKVREFLQSAVDVTRKLIAEGKIARQPAILSGAGSAWYDVVADEFAKAHSDAIEVVLRPGCYLTHDVGIYKKAQNEIFARNPIAKKMGQGLKPALQLWAYVQSIPEPDRAIIGLGKRDSAFDAGMPEPAKHYRPGNEAPRDVSPDEGWEIFGLMDQHAYLRIKAGDDVKVGDMIAFDISHPCLTFDKWRQILVVDPKYRVTEVIETFF
- a CDS encoding 5'-nucleotidase; protein product: MPKFTLEDKLVVAISSRALFDFEEENRVFETGDLAQYEALQRSRLETPAKPGVAFGLIRKLLALNAEEQRVEVVILSRSDPISGLRAFHSCREHGLSVERGVFTRGRSPFAYLKPLRASLFLSANPDDVRAALAAGFPAARVLPETPRAASRYSDEIRIAFDGDAVLFSDEAERVFQSDGLSAFVGHETKKKDSPLPGGPLKPLLAALNKLQRIADDNESRSPMHIRTALVTARSAPAHERAIRTLMAWNIEIDEAMFLGGLDKGEFLREFEPDFFFDDQIRHCESARVVTATGHVLSGIANAT
- a CDS encoding RidA family protein, which translates into the protein MKRYGVEGGKGQGGAHMPFARAVEADGWLFVSGQTPMENGEVINGGIVEQSHKAIQNVLAILKEAGYGTEHVVRCGVWLDDPRDFASFNKVFKEYFGANPPARACVVSSMVIDCKVEVDCVAYKKAQ
- a CDS encoding MurR/RpiR family transcriptional regulator, producing the protein MNGPADSLSIDIVARIAERAPELRGAERKVAALVLDDIVGASRASIGALADKADVSIATVTRFAKAVGCEDVRELKLRLAQAAGVGQRFLKRRPDDGEAVPHSLAARIFDEVQATLAQNQGALAAAPIAAAADALAAASMIYVFGMGGGSTALADEMRFRLVRLGRPVASYQDGLLQRMVAATLSREHVVVALSVTGQTPEMVESCLLAKQYGARVIALTAPASPLGALADWLVPIIAIETDFIYKPSSSRYAMMMALDLLVTELAVRQADHSRELLRRMKLALDAHRGGGERQPLGD